In one window of Tumebacillus algifaecis DNA:
- a CDS encoding YhgE/Pip domain-containing protein has translation MSIFWIFRTEFRRLLRSRLGRAAVVVGMIIPLLYSGMYLYAFWDPYERLDQFPVAIVNQDRGEYGQELVDKLLEDRKFGFELVDAQKAQAGLEGDRYYLTMTIPPSFSDDVRSVEGDHPQRAQLHFTPNEGKNYIASTITSRLEAQVREDLGNKFSEEYFKGIFDVIGDAGNGLSKAADGANKLADGAGDLATGNRDLSDGTKKVNDAARQVADGNAKLAAGSGKIDGAIGTANDGSAKLASGAKDIASGSQQLSAGLTTSTGGIRQVRDGLQSSLPNTDRLQAGLTQMQGTLGTSAGQPTSADPSQWSVQEMLSYLGQKYGTIAQDPVYLGAMQKVNGVADALGQTAGQVQGSKQGLEQAVGALDQISSGQDQMVSGAQKLTSGSNELAKGAADLNKGLGEIKSGSATLTSSATALANGSGQLASGTENLLSGSQKLANGSRDLADGNQKLADELTRATADSTIKNPDQKAAIMADPLVTERQPLHAVPTYGMGFAPYFIPLSLWVGALMLYFILSMSEYRWTLSPVSTTSLVLGKFSALGVIGVVQALIVSFFLTEVLGLQVMHLAEFYLFNILFSLTAIAIIGLLIARLGSGPGRFIAILLLILQLASSGGTFPIELVPQIFQNIHNFLPMTYGVEGLRSLISTGDEARILRDLLILGAVLVGILLVHIVTTRRKLRVRDLHEKDQLAG, from the coding sequence ATGAGTATCTTTTGGATTTTCCGTACTGAATTTCGCCGTCTGCTACGCTCTCGCCTCGGGCGCGCGGCGGTTGTCGTCGGGATGATCATTCCGCTTTTATACAGTGGGATGTACTTGTATGCGTTTTGGGACCCCTATGAGCGACTCGATCAGTTTCCGGTCGCCATCGTCAATCAAGACCGTGGCGAGTACGGGCAAGAACTGGTGGATAAGCTTTTGGAAGACCGAAAGTTTGGATTTGAACTGGTCGATGCGCAAAAGGCGCAAGCAGGATTGGAAGGGGACCGCTATTATTTGACGATGACGATTCCACCGTCCTTCTCCGACGATGTGCGCTCGGTGGAAGGGGATCACCCACAGCGCGCTCAGCTGCATTTTACCCCGAATGAAGGCAAGAACTACATCGCCTCGACGATCACATCGCGGCTGGAAGCGCAAGTGCGCGAGGACCTTGGCAACAAGTTTAGCGAAGAGTATTTCAAAGGCATCTTCGATGTGATCGGTGATGCGGGCAACGGCCTCAGCAAAGCGGCCGACGGCGCGAACAAGCTGGCCGATGGCGCAGGTGATCTGGCGACAGGCAACCGCGACTTATCGGACGGCACGAAAAAAGTGAATGATGCAGCCCGTCAAGTGGCCGATGGCAATGCGAAGCTCGCCGCTGGGAGCGGGAAGATCGACGGTGCGATCGGCACCGCAAACGACGGTTCTGCGAAACTCGCGAGCGGGGCGAAAGACATCGCATCTGGCTCCCAGCAACTTTCGGCCGGGCTTACCACCAGCACAGGGGGAATTCGGCAAGTGCGCGATGGTTTGCAAAGCTCGCTGCCGAACACCGACCGCCTGCAAGCGGGGCTGACCCAGATGCAAGGGACGCTTGGCACCTCGGCAGGACAGCCGACCTCGGCAGACCCGTCACAGTGGTCTGTGCAGGAGATGCTGAGCTATCTCGGACAGAAATATGGCACGATCGCCCAAGATCCTGTCTATCTTGGCGCGATGCAAAAAGTAAACGGAGTCGCTGATGCGCTGGGCCAGACCGCAGGCCAAGTGCAAGGCAGTAAACAAGGTCTGGAGCAAGCGGTCGGCGCGCTCGATCAGATCTCTTCCGGCCAAGATCAAATGGTCAGCGGGGCGCAAAAGCTCACGTCTGGCAGCAACGAGCTGGCCAAAGGCGCTGCCGACCTCAACAAAGGGCTTGGCGAGATCAAAAGCGGATCGGCGACGCTTACCAGTTCTGCGACCGCACTGGCAAACGGCAGCGGTCAATTGGCTAGCGGTACCGAAAATCTGCTCAGCGGAAGCCAGAAGCTCGCCAATGGTTCCCGCGATCTGGCAGACGGCAATCAAAAGCTGGCCGACGAACTGACCCGTGCAACCGCCGATTCGACGATTAAAAATCCGGATCAAAAGGCGGCGATCATGGCCGACCCGTTGGTAACAGAGCGCCAACCACTGCATGCGGTGCCGACTTACGGCATGGGCTTTGCTCCCTATTTCATCCCGCTCTCCTTGTGGGTCGGGGCCTTGATGTTGTATTTCATCCTGTCGATGAGCGAATACCGCTGGACGTTGTCTCCCGTTTCCACGACGTCGCTTGTGCTCGGCAAGTTTTCGGCGCTCGGGGTGATCGGGGTCGTACAAGCGCTGATCGTCTCCTTTTTCTTGACCGAAGTGTTGGGCTTGCAGGTGATGCACCTGGCCGAGTTTTACCTGTTCAACATCCTGTTCTCCTTGACCGCGATTGCGATCATCGGTCTGTTGATCGCACGGCTTGGCAGCGGTCCGGGACGCTTTATCGCCATCTTGCTGCTCATCTTGCAATTGGCTTCAAGCGGCGGTACGTTCCCGATCGAACTGGTGCCGCAGATCTTCCAGAACATCCACAATTTCCTGCCGATGACCTACGGCGTGGAGGGACTGCGCTCGCTCATCTCCACTGGGGATGAAGCGCGCATTCTGCGCGATCTGCTGATTCTCGGCGCTGTGCTGGTCGGCATCCTGCTGGTCCATATCGTCACCACCCGCCGTAAGCTGCGCGTGCGTGACCTGCATGAAAAAGATCAGTTGGCCGGATAA
- a CDS encoding tetratricopeptide repeat protein: MPATLGQKIKELRIQKGLTQSDLGSGMVTPSMISQIEADKANPSHKLLQAIAEKLETPIEYFLTDMQMQIEQIATYKVARAMMEAGEYEQAVPVLSELMEDSIPQLHSAEIQFDLAECQLETGHLDEAMDGFDRVLSSAATRKDLYMQILALKKLGLVEKKRHNYPLAIYHWQKALDLIEKLEEKDPFLSSEILSQLGEVYGYLGEKKDALSAYKRAHELLGGSVNFTMISDLYRHLGQKFKEIGDFDRASEYSQHAISLYRGLKNIKLAIEVKENFGISKAEGGDLNVALQTLAECLTEYQEYGYNDKVAHTHGEMARIYLTNKVFDEASKHCEAALQLLSDTEVERGYVYRTFAIIKKEQGHFEAAIEYMEKSVGVFEVADLPREIAKSYSLLGDIYKDQGDLQKAIHSLEQMKRAMESNLKERGIVL; encoded by the coding sequence ATGCCAGCAACGTTGGGACAGAAGATTAAAGAACTACGCATTCAGAAAGGTTTGACGCAGAGTGATCTTGGCTCCGGGATGGTAACCCCGTCGATGATTTCGCAAATCGAAGCGGACAAAGCCAACCCGTCGCACAAACTGCTGCAAGCGATCGCTGAAAAACTGGAGACCCCGATCGAATATTTCCTGACCGATATGCAGATGCAAATTGAGCAGATCGCTACATACAAGGTGGCACGAGCCATGATGGAAGCCGGGGAGTATGAGCAAGCCGTTCCTGTGCTGTCCGAATTGATGGAGGATTCGATTCCGCAGCTGCACTCGGCGGAAATTCAATTTGACCTCGCGGAATGCCAATTGGAGACCGGGCACTTGGATGAGGCGATGGACGGTTTCGACCGCGTCTTGTCGTCGGCTGCCACTCGCAAAGACCTGTACATGCAGATCCTGGCCCTGAAAAAGCTCGGCCTCGTCGAGAAGAAACGCCACAATTATCCGCTGGCCATCTACCACTGGCAAAAGGCGCTCGATCTGATCGAAAAGCTGGAGGAAAAAGATCCGTTCTTGTCCTCGGAGATTCTCAGTCAGCTCGGTGAAGTCTACGGATACCTCGGTGAGAAGAAAGACGCGCTGAGCGCTTACAAGCGCGCGCATGAGCTGTTGGGAGGCTCGGTCAACTTTACGATGATCTCCGATCTGTATCGCCACCTTGGTCAGAAGTTCAAAGAGATTGGCGATTTTGATCGGGCGAGCGAGTATTCGCAACATGCGATCTCCCTCTACCGCGGTTTGAAAAATATCAAGCTCGCGATCGAAGTGAAAGAAAACTTTGGGATCTCCAAAGCAGAAGGTGGCGATCTGAACGTCGCGCTTCAGACGCTGGCTGAGTGCCTGACCGAATACCAAGAGTATGGCTACAATGACAAAGTGGCGCATACGCATGGTGAGATGGCGCGCATCTATCTGACCAACAAAGTGTTTGATGAAGCGTCGAAACACTGTGAGGCGGCACTGCAACTGCTGTCCGATACTGAAGTCGAGCGCGGCTATGTCTATCGCACCTTCGCGATCATCAAAAAGGAGCAAGGCCACTTCGAGGCTGCGATCGAGTATATGGAAAAATCGGTCGGCGTATTCGAAGTTGCCGATCTGCCTCGTGAAATTGCCAAATCGTACTCGCTGCTCGGCGACATCTACAAAGATCAAGGCGACTTGCAAAAGGCGATTCATTCCTTAGAGCAGATGAAGCGCGCAATGGAAAGCAACTTGAAGGAACGTGGCATTGTCCTCTAA
- a CDS encoding PrkA family serine protein kinase produces the protein MDLLNRLNAYRAQEEQLRWEGTFVDYLQIVRQYPGVSQTSHSRIYNMIASEGITTDENGRKKYHFFSGEIFGLDASLERLVEEYFHSAARRLDVRKRILLLMGPVSGGKSTIVTMLKKGLERYSRTDEGALYAIKGCPMHEEPLHLIPNELRADFEQEFGVRIEGNLCPSCRMRLQAEYGGRLEDVQVERIVLSEDERVGIGTFSPSDPKSQDIADLTGSIDFSTISEYGSESDPRAYKFDGELNKANRGLMEFQEMLKCDEKFLWHLLSLTQEGNFKAGRFALISADEMIVAHTNETEYKTFIANKKNEALQSRMIVMPIPYNLRVSDEVKIYEKLVQQSDMRHVHISPHALKTASIFSILTRLKDSKKQGMDLLKKLKLYDGAAVEGYKEKDVQELKNESHDEGMSGIDPRYVINRISSALIRRDTNCINALDVLRAIKEGLDQHASISKEDKERLMNFIAVARKEYDELAKKEVQKAFVYSYEESAKTLLENYLDNVEAYCNWQRLKDPVTGEEVDPDERLMRSIEEQIGISENAKKAFREEILIRISTYARRGKKFAYNSHERLREAIEKKLFSDLKDVVKITTSTKTPDEQQLKKVNEVTKQLIDEHGYCPVCANELLRYTGSLLNR, from the coding sequence ATGGACCTGCTGAATCGGTTGAATGCCTATCGGGCTCAAGAGGAACAACTGCGATGGGAAGGAACGTTCGTTGACTATCTGCAAATCGTGAGACAGTATCCGGGCGTTTCGCAAACGTCACATTCTCGCATCTATAACATGATCGCATCTGAGGGGATCACGACAGACGAAAACGGACGAAAAAAATACCACTTTTTCTCGGGCGAAATCTTCGGGCTCGATGCATCGCTGGAGCGATTGGTCGAGGAGTATTTCCATTCGGCCGCCCGTCGCCTCGATGTACGCAAGCGGATTTTGCTGCTGATGGGGCCGGTCTCCGGCGGGAAATCGACGATCGTCACGATGTTGAAAAAAGGGCTGGAGCGTTACTCCCGCACCGATGAAGGCGCCTTGTATGCGATCAAAGGCTGCCCGATGCACGAAGAGCCGCTGCATCTGATCCCCAATGAGTTGCGCGCCGATTTTGAACAGGAATTTGGGGTGCGCATCGAAGGCAATCTCTGCCCCTCCTGCCGCATGCGCCTGCAAGCGGAGTATGGTGGGCGCCTCGAGGACGTGCAAGTTGAGCGGATCGTCCTCTCCGAAGACGAGCGCGTCGGAATTGGCACCTTTTCCCCGTCCGATCCGAAATCACAAGACATCGCCGATCTGACCGGTTCGATCGACTTTTCGACGATCTCCGAGTACGGTTCCGAATCAGATCCGCGTGCGTACAAGTTCGACGGCGAACTGAATAAAGCGAATCGCGGCCTGATGGAGTTCCAAGAGATGCTCAAATGCGATGAAAAATTCCTCTGGCACCTGCTCTCGCTAACCCAGGAGGGCAACTTCAAAGCGGGACGATTTGCACTTATCTCAGCCGATGAAATGATCGTTGCCCATACCAATGAAACGGAATATAAAACGTTCATCGCCAACAAGAAAAATGAGGCGCTACAGTCGCGGATGATCGTGATGCCAATTCCGTACAATCTGCGAGTCAGCGATGAAGTCAAAATTTATGAAAAGCTGGTCCAGCAGTCTGACATGCGCCATGTCCACATCTCTCCACACGCGCTGAAGACAGCTTCGATCTTCTCCATTCTCACCCGTCTGAAAGATTCGAAAAAGCAGGGCATGGATCTGCTCAAAAAGCTCAAGCTCTATGACGGGGCGGCTGTGGAGGGATATAAGGAAAAGGACGTACAGGAACTGAAAAACGAGTCACACGATGAAGGGATGTCGGGCATCGATCCGCGCTATGTCATCAACCGCATCTCTTCGGCGCTGATTCGCCGCGATACGAACTGCATCAACGCGCTCGATGTCCTGCGCGCGATCAAAGAAGGGCTCGATCAGCACGCCTCGATCTCCAAAGAGGATAAAGAGCGGCTGATGAACTTCATCGCCGTCGCCCGCAAAGAGTATGATGAACTGGCCAAAAAAGAAGTGCAGAAGGCGTTCGTCTACTCCTATGAAGAGTCTGCTAAGACCTTGCTGGAAAACTATCTCGACAACGTGGAAGCGTACTGCAACTGGCAACGGCTGAAAGATCCAGTCACAGGTGAAGAGGTCGATCCTGATGAACGCTTGATGCGCTCGATCGAGGAGCAGATCGGCATCTCCGAAAATGCGAAAAAGGCGTTTCGAGAAGAGATTCTGATCCGCATTTCCACCTATGCGCGCCGCGGCAAGAAGTTTGCCTACAACTCACATGAACGCTTGCGGGAAGCGATCGAGAAAAAGTTGTTCTCCGACCTGAAAGACGTGGTCAAGATCACCACCTCGACGAAAACGCCCGATGAGCAGCAACTGAAAAAGGTTAATGAAGTGACGAAACAACTGATCGATGAACACGGCTACTGCCCGGTCTGTGCGAATGAACTGCTCCGCTACACCGGCAGCTTGCTCAATCGATAG
- a CDS encoding HAD family hydrolase translates to MGLTTLLFDLDGTLLPMDNDRFVKGYFKHLAASVAHLLPPEQFVAQVWASTKAMVKNDDAALSNEQVFKSDFLGTLQVTGDDFFPIVDAFYAREFGELAHLSEPTPLAREICLAALEKGYRLVLATNPLFPRTATLHRMRWAGIDDLPFELVTTYEDSHFCKPNPNYYREIVQKIGAPYESCMMIGNDAYEDLVAGTIGLQTYWVNNGEPAPEHPLPFDRQGTLDDLLQFVRVELPALR, encoded by the coding sequence ATGGGACTGACAACGCTTCTGTTTGATCTTGACGGCACACTGCTGCCGATGGATAACGACCGTTTTGTCAAAGGGTATTTCAAGCACCTTGCTGCCAGCGTGGCCCATCTTTTGCCGCCGGAGCAGTTTGTGGCCCAAGTCTGGGCATCGACGAAAGCGATGGTCAAAAATGATGACGCTGCTCTTTCTAACGAGCAGGTGTTTAAATCGGACTTTCTTGGCACATTACAAGTGACAGGCGATGATTTCTTTCCAATTGTCGATGCGTTTTATGCCCGAGAGTTTGGAGAGTTGGCACACCTGTCCGAGCCGACCCCTTTGGCTCGCGAGATCTGCTTGGCCGCTTTGGAAAAAGGATACCGGCTGGTGTTAGCGACCAATCCGCTGTTTCCGCGCACGGCGACATTACACCGGATGCGCTGGGCTGGTATTGACGATTTGCCCTTTGAACTGGTCACCACATATGAAGACAGTCATTTCTGCAAACCGAATCCAAATTATTACCGCGAGATCGTACAGAAAATTGGCGCGCCTTACGAATCTTGTATGATGATTGGGAATGATGCCTACGAAGATCTCGTCGCTGGCACGATCGGTCTGCAGACCTATTGGGTGAACAACGGCGAGCCAGCACCCGAACATCCTTTGCCGTTTGATCGTCAAGGGACGCTGGATGACCTCTTGCAATTCGTACGCGTTGAACTCCCGGCCTTGCGTTAG
- a CDS encoding ATP-binding cassette domain-containing protein, producing MSYVSFQHVELSYGRHQIYRDLHFDLEDGQIGAVYGPSRTGKSSVLLLASGNLLPSKGEVQVGGKKPDKKRVGLGPIQDLSPLFDTLTVEEHLLFQARLHHVRKAKERVSELLNTYDLEEVRKYRVKDIPHLEQFRTGLATALVHQPKLVLIDEPERGLTNEEWEIAYRDMRDLTEAGSTVLLTTVLLQVAERCDLVAQLPEGEVWTR from the coding sequence TTGTCTTATGTTTCATTTCAACATGTGGAATTGAGCTACGGGCGGCATCAGATATATCGGGATTTGCATTTCGATTTGGAGGACGGGCAGATTGGGGCTGTGTATGGCCCATCGCGGACGGGGAAATCGAGCGTGCTGTTGCTGGCGTCGGGGAACCTGCTCCCTTCAAAAGGTGAGGTGCAAGTGGGCGGGAAGAAGCCGGACAAAAAACGGGTCGGCCTCGGACCGATTCAAGACTTGTCGCCGCTGTTCGATACGTTGACGGTGGAAGAGCACCTGCTGTTTCAAGCGCGTTTGCATCATGTGCGCAAGGCGAAAGAGCGGGTGAGCGAGCTGTTGAACACGTATGATTTGGAGGAAGTGCGCAAGTATCGGGTGAAAGATATCCCACATTTGGAACAGTTTCGGACCGGACTGGCTACAGCGCTGGTGCATCAACCCAAATTGGTGCTGATCGACGAGCCGGAGCGGGGGCTGACCAATGAGGAATGGGAGATCGCCTATCGCGATATGCGCGACCTGACGGAAGCGGGTAGTACCGTGCTGTTGACGACGGTTCTGTTACAGGTGGCAGAACGCTGTGACCTGGTGGCGCAATTGCCGGAAGGAGAGGTGTGGACACGATGA
- a CDS encoding TetR/AcrR family transcriptional regulator, protein MRKSKMSLIFQAAIDVFSEKGFDKATMDDIATRANVAKGTIYYHFKSKEELFFFLVEEGVELLRDGVEAKLLPEMDPKEKLEVIVREQINFFGQYRDFCVILLREAWGGEERQLEFRKMIRSYMYLIENVITEGIESGDFHPVNPENAGAGIFGMLAISALHILLGKKQYDEEALFLDMNRMVFAGVLKHT, encoded by the coding sequence ATGCGCAAGAGCAAAATGAGCCTGATTTTTCAGGCTGCCATCGATGTATTCTCCGAAAAAGGGTTTGACAAAGCGACGATGGATGACATTGCGACACGCGCCAACGTCGCAAAAGGCACCATCTACTACCATTTTAAAAGCAAAGAAGAACTCTTCTTTTTCCTCGTCGAAGAAGGCGTTGAACTGTTGCGCGATGGCGTGGAGGCCAAACTTCTGCCCGAGATGGACCCCAAGGAAAAGCTGGAGGTCATCGTGCGCGAACAGATCAACTTCTTTGGACAATATCGCGACTTCTGTGTGATTCTGCTTCGTGAAGCATGGGGCGGGGAAGAACGTCAGCTTGAGTTTCGGAAGATGATACGCTCGTATATGTACCTGATTGAAAATGTGATTACTGAAGGGATCGAAAGCGGAGATTTCCACCCCGTCAATCCAGAAAATGCTGGTGCGGGTATCTTCGGCATGCTGGCGATCTCTGCCTTGCATATCTTGCTTGGCAAAAAGCAGTACGATGAAGAAGCATTGTTCCTCGATATGAATCGTATGGTGTTCGCAGGAGTTTTGAAACACACATAA
- the trmL gene encoding tRNA (uridine(34)/cytosine(34)/5-carboxymethylaminomethyluridine(34)-2'-O)-methyltransferase TrmL yields the protein MHIVLVEPEIPANTGNISRTCSCTGCSLHLVKPLGFSVDDKQLKRAGLDYWHLLDLHYHDSFADLRAKYPQGRFFFATTKADKSYTDIEFGPDDFLVFGRETRGLPDELIEENRDSLIRIPILPDARSLNLSNAVAVVVFEALRQQGFPNLT from the coding sequence ATGCACATTGTACTTGTTGAACCAGAGATCCCGGCGAATACGGGAAATATCTCTCGTACCTGTTCTTGTACAGGTTGTTCGCTGCATCTGGTCAAGCCTCTCGGATTCTCCGTTGATGATAAGCAGTTAAAGCGGGCCGGTCTCGATTACTGGCACTTGCTCGACTTGCATTACCACGACAGCTTTGCAGACCTCCGGGCCAAGTATCCGCAGGGTCGTTTCTTCTTTGCAACGACCAAAGCGGACAAGTCGTACACCGACATCGAATTCGGCCCTGACGACTTTCTTGTCTTTGGACGAGAGACACGGGGACTGCCAGATGAGCTGATCGAGGAAAACCGCGACAGCCTGATTCGCATCCCCATCCTGCCGGACGCACGGTCGCTCAACCTGTCGAACGCCGTGGCCGTCGTCGTCTTTGAAGCCCTCCGCCAGCAAGGATTTCCGAATTTGACGTAA